The Clostridium chauvoei genome has a window encoding:
- a CDS encoding NfeD family protein, with protein sequence MLSMVFWIIVAIAVTLLDILTSSFLFVWFAVGAFAAMIADLLGATVGIQIIIFLVVSIITISIGYPWARKKFKTSVKHTPLMEETYIGRIMKAEADIEKKARVKIDGIYWAIQNNGDTIKKGTNFKIVGIEGNKIIVNKEEEK encoded by the coding sequence ATGCTTTCAATGGTTTTTTGGATTATAGTTGCTATTGCAGTAACTCTTTTAGACATTTTAACAAGTAGCTTTTTATTTGTTTGGTTTGCAGTAGGTGCTTTTGCAGCTATGATTGCAGATTTATTAGGAGCTACAGTAGGTATTCAAATTATAATCTTTTTAGTAGTAAGTATTATTACTATATCAATAGGTTATCCATGGGCTAGAAAGAAATTTAAAACTTCAGTAAAACATACGCCGTTAATGGAAGAAACTTATATCGGTAGAATTATGAAGGCAGAAGCTGATATTGAGAAAAAAGCAAGAGTGAAAATTGACGGAATATATTGGGCCATACAAAATAATGGTGATACTATAAAAAAAGGTACTAATTTTAAAATAGTAGGTATAGAAGGTAATAAAATAATTGTAAATAAAGAGGAGGAAAAATAA
- a CDS encoding phosphoribosylformylglycinamidine synthase codes for MLGTRCIFVEKKKGFNVEAKSLLQDFKSNLGVSGLESVRLINKYTLGEINEEFYKKALYTIFSEKTVDNVYENNLELKDGEIAFAVEYLPGQYDQRADSAAECYQILTAEDKVEVKSAKVIILNGTINDEEINKIKDYYINPVDSREVSLDSMELTSFFTEPKEVEFLTGFINKDNKELEAFHKELGLAMSLEDIKIIRDFFKKEERDPSITEIKVIDTYWSDHCRHTTFSTAIEKVNIEEGLYSKPVSKAYEAYLKSRDYVYGKTNRDETLMDIAVITMKEMRKRGMLEDLDVSEEINACSIKVNIETNNGIEEYLVMFKNETHNHPTEIEPFGGAATCLGGAIRDPLSGRTYVYQAMRVTGSADPTTPVEETIKGKLPQRTITLGAAHGYSSYGNQIGLATGQVSEVYHPNYVAKRMEVGAVIAAAPKENVVREEPKAGDVVILLGGRTGRDGLGGATGSSKEHTEDSINECGAEVQKGNAPTERKIQRLFRNKEVCQMIKRCNDFGAGGVSVAIGELTRGLDIDLDRVPKKYEGLDGTELAISESQERMAVVVEKENADRFIALSKEENLEAVVVAKVTDKERLRMYFKGNKIVDLKREFLDTNGARQTTEVEVKAPTNYPFEVKDIDVKEKWINVLKNLNVASQKGLVERFDSTIGTGTVLMPFGGKYQNTEAEGMAAKIPVLNGESKDATLMSYGFNPYLGTWSPYHMAYYSVIEAVTKLAAMGGNYKKARLTLQEYFEKLGTNKEKWGKPFAALLGAYKAQMELGIPAIGGKDSMSGSFGNIDVPPSLVAFAVGVEKAANIISSEFKEVGSEIIFLMGQRKEDMTLDIESYKKNLEVLYKLILEGKVISASAIKFGGVSEALTKMALGNRIGVEFKNLTKEELFGLNYGSLVLEVKLGVNIKDEFEGCAYKAIGNTINSGAIISKEYDINFKIEKLSDVLEEKLSKVFKIKTEDKNEKVETVLYKEGTIKSPGIKVAKPRVFIPVFPGTNCEYDCARAFRNEGADVSELVLNNLNKDSLKESILKMEKTIRESQIIMLPGGFSAGDEPDGSGKFIATVFRNERIKDAVMDLLKNRDGLMLGICNGFQALIKLGLVPYGEIVDIEEDMATLTYNEINRHMSAMVRTKVVSNKSPWFSEVTPGDIHTIAISHGEGRFVASEKLISKLRENGQIATQYVDLNGDISMDMPYNPNGSVLGIEGITSEDGRILGKMGHSERIGENLYKNIPGDFDQKIFKSGVNYYK; via the coding sequence ATGTTAGGGACAAGATGTATATTCGTAGAAAAGAAGAAAGGCTTTAATGTTGAAGCAAAAAGCTTACTTCAAGACTTTAAAAGCAATTTAGGCGTTAGTGGACTAGAAAGTGTTAGACTTATTAACAAATACACTTTAGGAGAAATAAATGAAGAGTTTTATAAAAAAGCACTTTATACTATTTTTTCAGAAAAAACAGTAGATAATGTGTATGAAAATAATTTAGAGCTTAAAGATGGAGAAATTGCTTTTGCAGTAGAATATTTACCAGGGCAATATGATCAAAGAGCAGATTCAGCAGCAGAATGCTATCAAATATTAACAGCTGAAGATAAAGTAGAAGTTAAATCAGCAAAGGTAATTATTTTAAATGGGACTATAAATGATGAAGAGATAAATAAAATAAAAGATTATTATATTAATCCTGTAGATTCAAGAGAAGTAAGTTTAGATTCTATGGAGTTAACTTCCTTTTTCACAGAACCTAAAGAAGTTGAGTTTTTAACTGGATTTATAAATAAGGATAATAAAGAACTTGAGGCTTTTCATAAAGAGTTGGGGTTAGCCATGAGTTTAGAAGATATAAAAATAATAAGGGATTTCTTTAAAAAAGAAGAAAGAGATCCAAGTATTACAGAGATAAAAGTAATAGATACGTATTGGTCAGATCACTGTAGACATACAACTTTTTCTACAGCAATAGAAAAGGTTAATATTGAAGAGGGGTTGTATTCAAAGCCTGTTTCTAAGGCATATGAAGCTTATTTAAAATCAAGAGATTATGTTTATGGAAAAACAAATAGAGATGAAACTTTGATGGATATAGCAGTAATTACTATGAAGGAAATGAGAAAAAGAGGTATGTTAGAAGACCTTGATGTTTCAGAAGAAATAAATGCTTGTTCAATTAAAGTTAATATAGAAACAAATAATGGTATAGAAGAATATCTTGTTATGTTTAAAAATGAAACTCATAACCATCCAACTGAAATAGAACCTTTCGGTGGGGCTGCTACATGTCTTGGTGGGGCTATTAGAGACCCGTTATCAGGCAGAACTTATGTATATCAAGCTATGAGGGTTACAGGCTCAGCAGATCCAACAACTCCAGTAGAAGAAACTATAAAAGGTAAGTTACCACAAAGAACTATAACATTAGGGGCAGCTCATGGATATAGCTCTTATGGAAATCAAATAGGTTTAGCTACAGGTCAAGTTTCAGAAGTTTATCATCCAAATTATGTAGCAAAAAGAATGGAAGTTGGAGCTGTTATAGCAGCAGCACCTAAGGAAAATGTAGTAAGAGAAGAACCTAAGGCTGGAGATGTAGTTATATTATTAGGTGGAAGAACTGGAAGAGATGGATTAGGTGGAGCTACAGGTTCATCTAAAGAACATACAGAAGATTCAATAAATGAATGTGGAGCAGAAGTTCAAAAAGGGAATGCACCAACAGAAAGAAAGATTCAAAGATTATTTAGAAATAAAGAAGTCTGTCAAATGATAAAAAGATGTAATGATTTTGGGGCAGGTGGAGTTTCGGTAGCAATTGGAGAGTTAACAAGAGGTTTAGATATAGATTTAGATAGGGTACCTAAAAAATACGAAGGTTTAGATGGAACAGAGCTTGCAATTTCAGAATCACAAGAAAGAATGGCGGTAGTTGTTGAAAAAGAAAATGCTGATAGATTTATAGCTTTATCAAAGGAAGAAAATTTAGAAGCTGTAGTAGTAGCTAAGGTTACAGATAAAGAAAGACTTAGAATGTACTTTAAAGGAAATAAGATAGTAGATTTAAAAAGAGAATTTTTAGATACAAATGGAGCAAGACAAACTACAGAAGTAGAAGTTAAAGCACCAACTAACTATCCCTTTGAAGTTAAGGATATAGATGTAAAAGAAAAATGGATAAATGTATTAAAGAACTTAAATGTAGCATCTCAAAAGGGATTAGTTGAAAGATTTGATTCTACTATAGGAACAGGAACAGTCCTTATGCCTTTTGGAGGTAAATATCAAAATACGGAAGCAGAAGGTATGGCAGCTAAAATTCCAGTATTAAATGGTGAAAGTAAGGATGCAACATTAATGAGCTATGGATTTAACCCTTATCTAGGAACATGGAGTCCGTATCATATGGCTTATTACTCAGTAATTGAAGCAGTTACAAAACTTGCAGCTATGGGTGGAAATTATAAGAAAGCTAGACTTACTCTTCAAGAATATTTTGAAAAACTTGGAACTAATAAAGAAAAATGGGGAAAACCATTTGCAGCTTTACTTGGAGCATATAAAGCTCAAATGGAACTTGGAATTCCGGCTATAGGTGGTAAGGATTCTATGTCAGGAAGCTTTGGAAATATAGATGTACCTCCATCATTGGTAGCTTTTGCAGTTGGGGTTGAAAAAGCAGCCAATATAATTTCATCAGAATTTAAAGAAGTAGGTTCAGAAATTATCTTCTTAATGGGGCAAAGAAAAGAAGATATGACATTAGATATAGAAAGTTATAAAAAGAATTTAGAAGTTTTATATAAGCTTATTTTAGAAGGTAAGGTTATATCAGCATCAGCAATTAAATTTGGTGGAGTAAGTGAAGCTTTAACTAAAATGGCTTTAGGTAATAGAATTGGGGTAGAATTTAAAAATTTAACTAAGGAAGAATTATTTGGACTAAATTACGGAAGTTTAGTTTTAGAAGTTAAATTAGGGGTAAATATTAAAGATGAATTTGAAGGATGCGCTTATAAGGCAATAGGTAATACCATAAATAGTGGGGCAATAATATCAAAAGAATACGATATTAATTTTAAAATAGAAAAACTTTCAGATGTATTAGAAGAAAAGTTATCTAAAGTATTTAAAATAAAAACAGAAGATAAAAATGAAAAAGTAGAAACAGTTTTATATAAAGAGGGAACTATAAAATCACCAGGAATTAAAGTAGCAAAACCTAGAGTATTCATACCAGTATTCCCAGGTACAAACTGTGAATATGATTGTGCTAGAGCTTTTAGAAATGAAGGGGCAGATGTTTCTGAATTAGTTTTAAACAATCTTAATAAAGATTCTCTTAAGGAGTCTATTTTAAAGATGGAAAAGACAATAAGAGAAAGTCAAATAATAATGTTACCAGGAGGGTTCTCAGCAGGAGATGAACCAGACGGGTCAGGTAAATTTATAGCAACAGTATTTAGAAATGAAAGAATAAAGGATGCTGTAATGGATCTTCTTAAAAATAGAGATGGATTAATGTTAGGTATATGTAATGGCTTCCAAGCTTTAATTAAATTAGGTCTTGTACCCTATGGTGAAATAGTTGATATAGAAGAAGATATGGCAACTCTTACTTATAATGAAATAAATAGACATATGAGTGCAATGGTAAGGACTAAGGTAGTTTCAAATAAATCACCATGGTTTAGTGAAGTAACACCAGGAGATATTCACACAATAGCTATTTCTCATGGAGAAGGAAGATTTGTAGCTTCAGAAAAACTTATAAGTAAGCTAAGAGAAAATGGACAAATAGCAACGCAATATGTTGATTTAAATGGAGATATATCAATGGATATGCCATATAATCCAAATGGATCAGTTCTTGGAATAGAAGGTATAACAAGTGAAGATGGAAGAATCCTTGGTAAAATGGGACATTCAGAGAGAATTGGAGAAAATCTATATAAGAATATACCAGGAGATTTTGATCAAAAGATATTTAAATCAGGGGTTAATTACTATAAATAA
- a CDS encoding SPFH domain-containing protein — protein sequence MGMILMGVLLVFLLFIVLSTIKIVNTGYLYVVERFGQYHRILEPGWHFLIPFVDFVRKRISTKQQILDVPPQTVITKDNVKISVDNVIFYKLLNARDAVYNIEDYKAGIVYSATTNMRNIIGNMTLDEVLSGRDKINQDLLSIIDEVTDAYGIKILSVEIKNIVPPEEIQEAMEKQMKAERDKRAMILQAEGLRQSEIEKAEGEKQSQILRAEAEKQANIRRAEGLKESQLLEAEGKAKAIAKIAEAEAEAIRKVNEAIIQSGTNETVIALKQVEALKEMANNPANKLILPNETLSSLGSIAAIGEMLKGEK from the coding sequence ATGGGAATGATTCTTATGGGAGTACTTTTAGTATTTTTACTATTCATAGTACTATCAACAATTAAAATCGTAAATACTGGATATTTATACGTAGTAGAAAGGTTTGGTCAATATCACAGGATATTAGAACCAGGCTGGCACTTTTTAATTCCTTTTGTTGATTTTGTAAGAAAAAGAATTTCAACAAAACAACAAATATTAGATGTACCACCACAAACAGTTATAACTAAGGACAATGTTAAGATTTCAGTAGATAACGTAATATTCTACAAGTTGTTAAATGCAAGAGATGCTGTATATAATATTGAAGATTATAAAGCAGGTATTGTTTACTCCGCTACAACAAATATGAGAAATATTATTGGTAATATGACTTTAGATGAAGTTTTATCAGGTAGAGATAAAATAAATCAAGATCTTTTAAGTATAATAGATGAAGTTACAGATGCTTATGGTATTAAAATTCTTTCAGTAGAAATTAAAAATATAGTTCCACCAGAAGAAATTCAAGAAGCTATGGAAAAACAAATGAAGGCTGAAAGAGATAAGAGAGCTATGATTTTACAAGCAGAAGGATTAAGACAATCTGAAATTGAAAAAGCTGAAGGGGAAAAGCAATCTCAAATATTAAGAGCTGAAGCTGAAAAACAAGCTAATATTAGAAGAGCTGAAGGTTTAAAAGAGTCTCAATTATTAGAAGCTGAAGGTAAAGCTAAGGCCATTGCTAAAATTGCAGAAGCAGAAGCAGAAGCAATAAGAAAAGTAAATGAAGCTATAATTCAATCAGGTACAAATGAAACTGTTATAGCATTAAAGCAAGTTGAAGCTCTTAAAGAAATGGCTAATAATCCAGCTAATAAGCTTATACTTCCAAATGAAACTTTATCTTCTTTAGGTAGTATAGCAGCAATAGGCGAAATGCTAAAAGGTGAAAAATAA
- the purC gene encoding phosphoribosylaminoimidazolesuccinocarboxamide synthase, producing the protein MEKLEMMYEGKAKKIYATESKDEVIVYYKDDATAFNGEKKGEIEDKGVLNNAITSMLFEMLNKKGIKTHFVKKLSDREQLCKKVEIVPLEVIVRNVAAGSMAKRLGLEEGFELKTTVFELSYKDDFLGDPLINDYHAVGIGATTFEELQKIYDMTAKINELLKKFFKEQNIRLIDFKLEFGRYNGEIVLADEISPDTCRFWDAKTGEKLDKDRFRRDLGNVKDAYVEILNRISK; encoded by the coding sequence ATGGAAAAATTAGAAATGATGTATGAAGGTAAAGCTAAAAAGATATATGCTACAGAAAGTAAAGATGAAGTAATAGTTTATTACAAAGATGATGCAACAGCTTTTAATGGGGAAAAGAAGGGTGAAATAGAAGATAAGGGTGTTTTAAATAATGCTATTACATCAATGTTGTTTGAAATGTTAAATAAAAAAGGTATAAAAACTCACTTTGTTAAAAAATTAAGCGATAGAGAGCAACTTTGTAAAAAGGTTGAAATAGTACCATTAGAAGTAATAGTAAGAAATGTAGCGGCGGGTTCAATGGCTAAGAGATTAGGTTTAGAAGAAGGTTTTGAACTTAAAACTACAGTGTTTGAATTATCATATAAGGATGATTTTCTTGGAGATCCACTAATCAATGATTATCATGCTGTAGGTATTGGGGCAACAACCTTTGAAGAATTACAAAAAATATATGATATGACTGCTAAAATAAATGAATTATTAAAGAAATTCTTTAAAGAGCAAAATATAAGACTTATAGATTTTAAGCTAGAGTTTGGTAGATATAATGGAGAAATAGTATTAGCAGATGAAATTTCACCAGATACATGTAGATTTTGGGATGCAAAAACAGGTGAAAAGTTAGATAAGGATAGATTTAG
- a CDS encoding NAD(+) synthase, whose product MDFIKVAAACPITRVADIDYNLENINICIDKAIENGAKSIVFPELCMTSYSCGDLFLQSSLLEKSMEAIEKLVYRSEQIDMLITVGAPLYLNNVLYNCAYVIFKGKILGIVPKSYIPNYTEFYEKRWFSEGLGIIDKKVNLSFQKDIPFGCNLIFSSKDFKFAFEICEDLWVTIPPSSYLSLMGANIIGNLSASNELVSKMDYRRSLVSNQSARCMTSYLYASAGVHESTTDLLFSGHLLISENGTILNENERFQRDNEVIFSCIDIFRLKSERLKNISFRDAQKIIPYPANYIEFNFSDTEIKGFDRFVDKHPFVPSDSKSREKRCKEIFNIQAAALAKRMEHTGLKKAVIGISGGLDSTLALLVVVKTFKLLGIDNKNIVTITMPGFGTTDRTYNNALTLCRELGCDLREINIVKAALQHFEDIGHNKDIHDVTYENVQARERTQILMDLANKEGGLLIGTGDLSELALGWCTYNGDHMSMYSVNPSIPKTLVRYLVRYVAEKESFKNVSETLLDILDTPVSPELLPKSDKGEIVQKTEDIVGPYELHDFFLYHFIKNGSSKERIQFLAEYAFKNDYSKEEIKKWLDKFIYRFFTQQFKRSALPDGPKVGSISLSPRGDFRMPSDASFNSFK is encoded by the coding sequence ATGGATTTTATTAAAGTAGCAGCTGCGTGTCCTATTACACGTGTAGCTGATATTGATTATAATTTAGAAAATATTAATATATGTATAGATAAAGCTATAGAAAATGGAGCTAAATCTATTGTTTTTCCTGAATTATGTATGACTTCTTACAGCTGTGGAGATTTATTTTTGCAATCTTCTCTTCTTGAAAAGTCAATGGAAGCTATAGAAAAGCTTGTTTATAGAAGTGAACAAATTGACATGTTAATTACAGTTGGAGCTCCCCTTTATCTTAATAACGTTTTATATAATTGTGCTTATGTAATATTTAAAGGAAAAATATTAGGAATAGTTCCTAAATCTTATATACCAAATTATACTGAGTTTTATGAAAAACGTTGGTTTAGTGAAGGACTTGGAATTATAGATAAAAAAGTTAATCTTAGCTTCCAAAAAGATATTCCTTTTGGTTGCAATTTAATTTTTAGCTCAAAAGATTTTAAATTTGCTTTTGAAATATGTGAAGACCTTTGGGTTACTATCCCACCAAGTTCATACCTTTCATTAATGGGTGCAAATATAATAGGTAATCTATCTGCTTCTAATGAATTAGTTAGTAAAATGGATTATAGAAGAAGTTTAGTTTCAAATCAAAGTGCACGATGTATGACTTCATATTTATATGCTTCAGCTGGAGTTCATGAATCTACTACTGATTTGCTATTTAGTGGACATTTATTAATATCTGAAAACGGAACTATACTTAATGAAAATGAAAGATTCCAAAGAGATAATGAGGTTATTTTCTCTTGTATCGATATATTTAGATTAAAAAGTGAACGACTTAAAAATATTAGCTTTAGAGACGCTCAAAAAATTATACCTTATCCAGCTAATTATATAGAGTTTAATTTCTCTGATACTGAAATAAAAGGTTTTGATAGATTTGTAGATAAACATCCCTTTGTTCCTTCAGATTCTAAGTCTCGTGAAAAAAGATGCAAGGAAATATTCAATATACAAGCAGCTGCTCTTGCAAAAAGAATGGAGCATACAGGTCTTAAAAAAGCTGTAATTGGTATTTCTGGTGGTCTTGACTCTACTTTAGCTCTTTTAGTTGTAGTTAAAACCTTTAAGTTATTAGGTATCGATAACAAAAATATAGTTACTATTACAATGCCTGGCTTTGGAACAACTGATAGAACTTATAATAACGCTTTAACTTTATGTAGAGAACTTGGTTGTGATTTAAGAGAAATAAATATTGTAAAGGCTGCCCTTCAACATTTTGAAGATATAGGCCACAATAAAGATATTCATGATGTTACTTATGAAAATGTTCAAGCAAGAGAAAGAACTCAAATTCTTATGGATCTAGCTAATAAAGAAGGGGGCTTACTAATTGGTACAGGTGATCTTTCAGAACTTGCTTTAGGTTGGTGTACATATAATGGTGATCATATGAGTATGTATTCAGTAAATCCTTCTATTCCTAAAACATTAGTTAGATATTTAGTGCGATACGTTGCTGAAAAAGAATCTTTTAAAAATGTTTCTGAAACTTTATTAGATATTTTAGATACTCCTGTTAGCCCTGAATTACTTCCAAAAAGTGATAAAGGAGAAATAGTTCAAAAAACTGAAGACATAGTAGGACCTTATGAATTACATGACTTCTTCTTATATCACTTTATAAAGAATGGTTCATCTAAAGAAAGAATTCAATTTCTAGCAGAGTATGCTTTTAAAAATGATTATAGTAAAGAAGAGATTAAAAAATGGTTAGATAAATTTATATATAGATTCTTTACCCAACAATTTAAAAGAAGTGCTCTTCCAGATGGTCCAAAGGTAGGTAGTATTTCTCTTAGTCCTAGAGGCGATTTTAGAATGCCATCTGATGCATCTTTTAATTCATTTAAATAA
- a CDS encoding deoxynucleoside kinase → MLIVVGGMIGLGKSSVASILGEHFKTDVFYESVDDNPILPLFYSETEEEIQKRRYPFLLQLYFLNTRFKSIKEALVHNNNVLDRSIYEDWYFAKKNMELGRINELEMKIYEDLLNNMLEELDELPKKAPDIMVYLKGSFETVLKRIALRGREFEVDDSLREYYEFLWKDYDAWVKNYYKASEVIVIDMDIMDVVNNERDKVKLIEMVEEKLKEVRAL, encoded by the coding sequence ATGTTGATAGTTGTTGGTGGAATGATTGGATTAGGGAAAAGTTCAGTTGCTAGTATATTAGGAGAACATTTTAAAACAGACGTATTTTATGAAAGTGTAGATGACAATCCTATACTACCTTTATTTTATAGTGAAACAGAAGAAGAAATACAAAAAAGAAGGTATCCTTTTTTATTACAATTATATTTTTTAAATACAAGATTTAAAAGCATAAAAGAAGCTTTAGTACATAACAATAATGTATTAGATAGATCAATTTATGAAGATTGGTATTTTGCTAAAAAAAATATGGAACTTGGTAGAATTAATGAATTAGAAATGAAAATATATGAAGATCTTCTAAACAATATGCTTGAAGAACTTGATGAATTACCAAAGAAGGCACCAGATATAATGGTTTACTTAAAAGGTTCTTTTGAAACAGTTTTAAAGAGAATTGCTTTAAGAGGGAGAGAATTTGAAGTAGATGATAGCTTAAGAGAATATTATGAATTTTTATGGAAAGATTATGATGCGTGGGTAAAGAATTATTATAAAGCTTCAGAAGTTATAGTTATAGATATGGATATTATGGATGTAGTAAATAATGAAAGAGATAAAGTTAAATTAATTGAGATGGTAGAAGAAAAGCTTAAAGAAGTAAGAGCTTTATAA
- a CDS encoding zinc-ribbon domain-containing protein, which produces MEDKKIICKDCGNEFVFTVGEQEFYKEKGFDNEPVRCIDCRRARKAQNNRR; this is translated from the coding sequence ATGGAAGATAAGAAGATAATATGTAAAGATTGCGGTAATGAGTTCGTATTCACAGTAGGAGAACAAGAATTCTACAAAGAAAAAGGATTCGATAACGAACCAGTAAGATGCATCGATTGCAGAAGAGCAAGAAAAGCTCAAAACAACAGAAGATAG
- a CDS encoding diaminopimelate dehydrogenase: MSNKIKIGVVGYGNLGRGVEKAVAQNDDVELVKVFTRRDVDTVKTFGAEVESINNIQNYKGLIDVMIMCGGSATDLRVQGPMVAEMFNLVDSFDNHPKIPEHFSKMNEVSKAAGTLSAISVGWDPGLFSLNRLMGQVALPQGTDYTFWGTGVSQGHSDAIRRIEGVKNGIQYTVPVESALEQVRLGLNPELTVREKHTRVCYIVPEEGADIKKIENEIKTMPSYFADYDTTVNFISEEELEKNHKGMPHGGFVIRTGITGDGTKQRVEFSLDLGSNPEFTSSVLIAYARAIYRLAKEGKTGTLTVLDIPFAYLSPKNEDELRRSIL; this comes from the coding sequence ATGAGCAATAAAATAAAAATTGGGGTAGTTGGTTATGGAAATCTTGGAAGAGGTGTAGAAAAAGCAGTAGCTCAAAATGATGATGTTGAATTAGTAAAAGTGTTTACAAGGAGAGATGTAGATACAGTTAAAACTTTTGGAGCAGAAGTTGAAAGTATAAACAACATACAAAACTATAAAGGACTTATAGATGTAATGATAATGTGCGGAGGATCAGCAACAGATTTAAGAGTGCAAGGGCCTATGGTAGCAGAAATGTTTAATTTAGTTGATAGTTTTGATAATCATCCAAAGATTCCAGAGCACTTTTCAAAGATGAATGAAGTATCTAAGGCAGCAGGGACTTTAAGTGCAATTTCAGTAGGTTGGGATCCAGGATTATTTTCTCTTAATAGATTGATGGGACAAGTAGCTTTACCACAAGGAACAGATTATACATTTTGGGGAACAGGTGTAAGTCAAGGACATTCAGATGCTATAAGAAGAATAGAAGGCGTGAAAAATGGAATACAATATACAGTTCCAGTAGAAAGTGCTTTAGAACAAGTAAGATTAGGGTTAAATCCAGAACTTACAGTTAGAGAAAAACATACTCGTGTATGTTATATAGTGCCAGAAGAAGGTGCAGATATAAAGAAAATAGAAAATGAAATTAAGACCATGCCAAGTTATTTTGCTGATTATGATACAACAGTAAACTTTATATCAGAAGAAGAATTAGAAAAAAATCATAAAGGAATGCCTCATGGTGGATTTGTAATACGTACTGGTATAACAGGAGATGGAACAAAGCAAAGAGTTGAATTTTCTTTAGATTTAGGAAGTAATCCAGAATTCACATCTAGTGTTTTAATAGCATATGCTAGAGCAATTTACAGATTAGCAAAGGAAGGAAAGACAGGAACATTAACAGTGTTAGATATACCATTTGCTTATCTTTCACCTAAAAATGAAGATGAATTAAGAAGAAGTATATTATAG
- the purE gene encoding 5-(carboxyamino)imidazole ribonucleotide mutase: MKVAIFFGSKSDTDVMRGAANCLKEFGVSYEAYILSAHRVPEKLTETLKNAEKSGCEVVIAGAGLAAHLPGVIASQTIMPVIGVPIKGSVEGLDALFSIVQMPKSIPVATVGINNSYNAGMLAVQILAVKDKAIREKLNKFRENMKEKFIEENAEGVDL; the protein is encoded by the coding sequence ATGAAAGTAGCAATATTTTTTGGAAGTAAATCAGATACAGATGTTATGAGAGGTGCAGCAAATTGTTTAAAAGAATTTGGAGTTTCCTATGAAGCTTATATATTATCAGCTCATAGAGTTCCAGAGAAATTGACTGAAACTTTGAAAAATGCTGAAAAGTCAGGGTGTGAAGTTGTAATTGCAGGAGCTGGACTTGCAGCACACTTACCAGGAGTTATAGCATCTCAAACAATTATGCCAGTTATAGGAGTTCCAATAAAGGGATCAGTTGAAGGATTAGATGCACTATTCTCGATAGTACAAATGCCAAAATCAATTCCAGTAGCAACAGTTGGTATAAATAATAGTTATAATGCAGGTATGTTAGCAGTACAAATCCTTGCAGTAAAAGATAAGGCTATAAGAGAAAAATTAAATAAATTTAGAGAAAATATGAAAGAAAAGTTTATTGAAGAAAATGCAGAGGGAGTGGATTTATAA
- a CDS encoding zinc-ribbon domain-containing protein, producing the protein MEDKKIICKDCGKEFVFTVGEQEFYKEKGFDNEPVRCIDCRRARKAQNNRR; encoded by the coding sequence ATGGAAGATAAGAAGATCATATGTAAAGATTGCGGTAAGGAATTCGTATTCACAGTAGGAGAACAAGAATTCTACAAAGAAAAAGGATTCGATAACGAACCAGTAAGATGCATCGATTGCAGAAGAGCAAGAAAAGCACAAAACAACAGAAGATAG